The Streptomyces sp. A2-16 sequence CCTGGAGTTCCCCGGTACCGATCCCGAGGTCAGGGCCCGTCTGGAGGAGGAGCTCGTCCTGCGCGGCTCCGGCGCGCTGCACGCCCGCCTCTCCGCCGCCGACCCCGGGGCCGCGCGGGCGATCCTGCCCAGCAACGGCCGTCGTATCGTCCGGGCCCTCGAGGTGATCGAGATCACCGGCAAGCCCTTCACCGCCAACCTCCCCGGTCATGACTCCGTCTACGACACCGTCCAGATCGGCGTCGACGTGGCCAGGCCCGAGCTCGACGAGCGCATCGCGCGCCGGGTGGACCGGATGTGGGAGGCGGGCCTCGTGGACGAGGTGCGGGAGCTGGAGGCGCGCGGGTTGCGCGAGGGGCGCACGGCCTCGCGTGCGCTCGGGTATCAGCAGGTGCTCGCGGCGCTCTCCGGGGAGTGCACGATGGAGGACGCGCGGGCTGAGACCGTACGTGCCACGAAACGCTTCGCGCGCCGTCAGGATTCATGGTTCAGGCGCGACCCGCGGGTGCACTGGTTGAGTGGGGCTGCGGCGCACCTCACAGAACTTCCGCAGCTCGCACTGGCGTTGGTCGAACGACCGGTCACAGCCTGATCACGTCATGGCATCGGGACGCTCCGGCCGTCATCCCGGCCTCCGGCGCCGTGCCATCATCGAGCTTCGATCGACCAAGTGGAGTCCGAGTTGGGAGGGCGCGTGGCGATGGAGGCCGGCCCTCGCGACACCGCACAAGGCACCGAGCCCCTCACCGTCGAGAACGGTGAACCGGAGCAGGA is a genomic window containing:
- the miaA gene encoding tRNA (adenosine(37)-N6)-dimethylallyltransferase MiaA is translated as MSSAPPAPRVIAVVGPTAAGKSDLGVFLAQRLGGEVVNADSMQLYRGMDIGTAKLTPAERDGVPHHLLDIWDVTVTASVAEYQRLARARIDALLAEGRWPILVGGSGLYVRGAVDNLEFPGTDPEVRARLEEELVLRGSGALHARLSAADPGAARAILPSNGRRIVRALEVIEITGKPFTANLPGHDSVYDTVQIGVDVARPELDERIARRVDRMWEAGLVDEVRELEARGLREGRTASRALGYQQVLAALSGECTMEDARAETVRATKRFARRQDSWFRRDPRVHWLSGAAAHLTELPQLALALVERPVTA